The sequence below is a genomic window from Synechococcus sp. PCC 7335.
CAGCAATTCCAAGCATATACAGCATATTTGCTAACCCAGAACAGCCACGATAAACCTCAACGCTTCCGCCTGGCAGGTGAATGTAAACACCCTTTAGAGCAGCATCAAAGCCCACGTACCAAAGCATAAAGGCAGACACCTTTGCTGTGATTATAGAGATGTCTATGAATCTCCCTATGAAAAGCTGGGGGAGCCCCAAGAAAAATAGAATAAGTAAGACATCCTTAAACTGCCCTAATCGACGCCAGCCTGAAGCTAGCAAGGCAACTTCTAGCATAGAGAAGAAGGGAAAGATTAGCAGCACAGCCTCAGTAGGTAGGGAAACCGTCCTAACTAACATTACCGTCACTATCAATAGGCCAATGCTGCCAGAGACAGGATCACTACCGAATAAGAGCTTTTGTCGTTTTTGCCAGAGTAAGTAGAGACAGCCGCCCCAGAAAAGCAGTCCGTTGCCAAACAAGCTTTCGTTGTCAATGCGATCGACTAGCATCAAGTAGACAACTGCCAGCCCGGCCACAGTCCCTATCAAATACAGATAAAAGAACTTACTTGACCGGGCTGGCGTTAGAACGAAACGTTCCATCAAAGTATCCTAGAACCAAACTATTCCAAGACTAGTTAGACGACATCATCAGACTTCTCAGCACCTGATTTATCAAGCTCTCGCTTGCCAACACCTAGAAGGCCAACTGCCGCTAGCGTCCCTAGAATTGTCAAAGGCTCAGGCACAGGTTCGCCTACAGTCAAATCGTAATCGAAGCTTGTTCCCTCTACTTGAGAAGCAGAGAAGAAGCCAGTGCCAGTGCTAAAGAATTCGCCATCAA
It includes:
- the crtA gene encoding cyanoexosortase A, producing the protein MERFVLTPARSSKFFYLYLIGTVAGLAVVYLMLVDRIDNESLFGNGLLFWGGCLYLLWQKRQKLLFGSDPVSGSIGLLIVTVMLVRTVSLPTEAVLLIFPFFSMLEVALLASGWRRLGQFKDVLLILFFLGLPQLFIGRFIDISIITAKVSAFMLWYVGFDAALKGVYIHLPGGSVEVYRGCSGLANMLYMLGIAVIFSVFLPLSRSKRVLSVLVAVCLGFFVNAVRVALLAILVANSTEEAFDYWHLGGGSLIFSMLTVLLFGCFYILLIKWQTYKGASKPQRIDL